In a genomic window of Muntiacus reevesi chromosome 1, mMunRee1.1, whole genome shotgun sequence:
- the LOC136155842 gene encoding olfactory receptor 7A10-like, whose translation MEPSNKTQISQFLLLGLSMEAELQLLIFGLFLSIYLITVFGNLLIILAVSSDSHLHTPMYFFLSNLSFVDICFTSTTIPRMLWNIQTQHKGITYEGCITQMYFYILFAELDDILLTVMAYDRYVAICHSLHYTVIMSPRLCGLLVLISWVLIALYSLLHSLMVLRLSFCPEMQIPHFFCELSQVVQLASSDNFLNNIVMYSAVVLMGVIPFTGILYTYSKIVSLCKISSSQGRYKAFSTCVSHLLVVSLFYFTALGVYLSSAATHTSHSSAIASVMYSVVTPLLNPFIYSLRNQDIKGALKRFYFMPSLIDQIP comes from the coding sequence ATGGAACCAAGTAACAAAACACAAATTTCacaatttcttcttctgggactttcaATGGAAGCAGAACTACAGCTCCTCATATTTGGGCTTTTTCTCTCCATATACCTGATCACTGTGTTTGGAAACTTGCTCATCATCTTGGCTGTCAGCTcggactcccacctccacacccccatgtacttcttcctctccaacctgtcctttgtagacatctgtttcacctccaccaccatcccaagGATGCTGTGGAACATCCAGACACAGCACAAAGGTATCACCTATGAAGGCTGCATCACCCAGATgtatttttacattctctttgcCGAATTAGATGACATTCTCctgactgtgatggcctatgatcggtatgtggccatctgccattCCCTGCACTACACGGTCATCATGAGCCCCCGGCTCTGTGGACTGCTGGTTCTGATATCCTGGGTGCTGATTGCCTTGTATTCCTTGCTACACAGCTTAATGGTGCTGCGACTGTCCTTCTGTCCAGAAATGCAAAtcccccactttttctgtgaactcaGTCAGGTGGTACAACTTGCCAGTTCTGACAACTTTCTTAATAACATAGTGATGTATTCTGCAGTTGTCCTGATGGGTGTCATTCCTTTTACTGGTATCCTTTATACTTACTCTAAAATAGTTTCCTTATGTAAAATCTCATCGTCTCAGGGGAGGTATAAAGCATTTTCTACCTGTGTGTCCCACCTCTTGGTTGTctccctattttattttacagcctTAGGAGTTTACCTTAGCTCAGCTGCTACCCACACCTCACATTCAAGTGCAATTGCCTCGGTGATGTACTCTGTGGTCACACCCCTgttgaaccccttcatctacagtctgagaaaTCAAGATATAAAAGGGGCTCTGAAGAGATTCTACTTTATGCCAAGTTTAATAGACCAAATACCCTAA